The Terriglobia bacterium genome includes a window with the following:
- a CDS encoding inositol monophosphatase family protein, producing MEHLDFAIELAREAGGVLKHYMNREKHVELKGRANLVTAADKESEALIIRRIREHYPDHAILAEESGATAGGAAKWIIDPLDGTTNFAHQYPFFCVSIGFEQDGKILCGAVYDPWRDEMFSAGRGSGAFVNGRPIRVSDANRLSDALIMTGFSYGVREKMDTAMSQFRAFLIESQAVRRGGSAALDLCYIALGRVDGFWEMDLHPWDTAAGVVIVEEAGGTVTNFGGGAFSPYDKEIVASNGSIHNEMVSVLGQLN from the coding sequence GTGGAACATTTAGATTTTGCAATTGAACTTGCGCGCGAAGCCGGCGGTGTGCTGAAACACTATATGAATCGCGAGAAGCACGTTGAACTCAAAGGCCGCGCCAATCTCGTCACGGCGGCCGACAAGGAGTCGGAGGCCCTGATCATCCGGCGCATTCGCGAGCACTATCCGGATCATGCCATTCTGGCCGAAGAATCGGGCGCCACCGCGGGCGGCGCCGCGAAATGGATCATTGATCCACTCGACGGGACGACGAACTTCGCGCATCAATATCCGTTCTTCTGCGTTTCGATCGGATTTGAGCAGGACGGAAAAATATTGTGCGGGGCGGTCTATGATCCCTGGCGCGACGAAATGTTCAGCGCCGGGCGTGGTTCGGGCGCCTTCGTGAACGGCCGGCCGATCCGCGTTTCGGACGCCAACCGGCTTTCCGATGCGCTGATCATGACCGGGTTTTCTTATGGTGTCCGTGAAAAGATGGACACGGCGATGAGCCAGTTTCGCGCCTTCCTGATCGAAAGCCAGGCTGTGCGCCGCGGCGGTTCCGCGGCATTAGACCTCTGCTACATTGCGCTCGGGCGCGTTGACGGCTTCTGGGAGATGGACCTGCATCCATGGGATACGGCTGCCGGTGTCGTTATTGTAGAGGAGGCCGGAGGCACGGTGACGAACTTCGGCGGGGGCGCATTTTCGCCGTATGACAAAGAGATCGTCGCTTCAAACGGCAGCATCCATAACGAAATGGTCTCCGTACTTGGACAGTTGAATTAG
- a CDS encoding SpoIIE family protein phosphatase: protein MKPDPATAVAGSDARRFVSTLVEINHEITSILDLDELLKKIAELTNRIVPYEIFAIFLVDDDKQELYLRFAIGHPPDVVKNLRIKVGDGVTGTAAMERTTVVVDDVRKYPRYIEAVKSARSELAVPLVSQNRVVGVLDIESPEPGYFREDQVKLLNLLASQIAIAIENARVYESERRNRELLALLYDISLDMGSTLEIDELVHKIAAAVKQKINYHTFSIFLLDEKQNLLRPKFVIRSNERENQKLVLPLGTGLIGTAAKMNVPLRIADVTQDPRYLNVHTETRSELVVPLTSKGQVVGIVDLESTKPGYFTEYHERFLMTLASRIASALVNAELYARVADNESRLGREMKIAREIQRQLMPDELPHVAPLQLAVLFKSVAQLGGDLYDWIEFDDGRLAIVVGDVAGKGAPAALYGALSSGVIRTRAGRKYPPGQMLELVNKTLHQRPVEGQFVAVTYAIYEPVTRSITLANSGLPYPLLVRAGQPTYLDVAGVPLGLFPDSKYEESSLQLQSGDILVFYSDGVIEMRNDADEEFGLKRLAEAVRLHHEKSADEIVKGVSAALADFIGRVRPHDDRTMIVIKLGT, encoded by the coding sequence ATGAAACCGGATCCAGCCACAGCAGTTGCCGGCTCCGACGCCCGGCGCTTCGTATCGACTCTGGTCGAGATCAATCACGAGATCACCTCGATTCTCGATCTCGACGAGCTGTTGAAGAAAATTGCGGAGCTGACGAATCGGATCGTACCCTACGAGATCTTCGCGATATTTCTCGTTGACGACGACAAACAGGAACTGTACCTCCGCTTTGCGATCGGACATCCTCCCGATGTCGTAAAGAATCTGCGGATCAAAGTGGGTGACGGCGTCACCGGCACGGCGGCAATGGAACGTACGACTGTCGTGGTGGACGACGTCCGAAAATATCCTCGATACATCGAGGCGGTGAAGAGTGCCCGCTCGGAACTCGCCGTTCCGCTGGTGAGCCAGAATCGCGTGGTCGGCGTCCTCGATATCGAAAGTCCCGAGCCCGGCTATTTCCGCGAGGATCAGGTCAAGCTTCTGAACCTTCTCGCCAGCCAGATCGCGATCGCCATCGAAAACGCGCGCGTTTACGAGAGCGAACGGCGCAACCGTGAATTGCTGGCGCTGTTATATGACATCAGTCTCGATATGGGTTCCACGCTGGAAATCGACGAACTGGTGCACAAAATTGCCGCGGCCGTTAAGCAGAAGATCAACTACCACACGTTTTCGATCTTCCTTCTCGATGAGAAGCAGAACCTCCTGCGGCCGAAGTTCGTCATTCGTTCCAACGAACGTGAAAACCAGAAGCTCGTGTTACCCCTGGGAACGGGACTCATCGGGACAGCCGCGAAAATGAATGTCCCGCTTCGCATCGCCGACGTGACGCAGGATCCGCGATATCTCAATGTCCATACGGAAACACGCTCGGAACTTGTCGTTCCGCTGACGTCGAAGGGTCAAGTCGTCGGCATCGTCGATCTGGAGAGCACCAAGCCCGGATATTTCACGGAATATCACGAACGATTTTTGATGACTCTCGCGTCCCGGATCGCTTCGGCCCTGGTGAATGCGGAACTCTATGCGCGCGTGGCGGACAACGAAAGCCGGCTCGGCCGCGAAATGAAAATCGCCAGGGAAATTCAGCGTCAGCTGATGCCGGACGAACTCCCGCACGTTGCTCCTTTGCAATTGGCGGTACTTTTCAAATCCGTTGCGCAGCTCGGAGGCGATCTTTACGACTGGATCGAGTTCGATGACGGCCGTCTTGCGATCGTAGTAGGCGATGTCGCCGGAAAGGGCGCGCCGGCGGCATTGTATGGAGCGCTATCGAGCGGCGTGATCCGGACCAGAGCCGGAAGGAAGTATCCGCCGGGCCAGATGCTCGAACTGGTCAACAAAACCCTCCATCAACGGCCGGTTGAAGGTCAATTTGTTGCAGTCACCTATGCCATCTATGAGCCTGTTACACGATCGATCACTCTTGCGAATTCAGGTCTCCCCTACCCTCTGCTGGTGCGAGCCGGACAGCCGACATACCTCGATGTTGCAGGCGTTCCTCTCGGGCTGTTTCCGGACTCGAAATATGAGGAAAGCTCGCTGCAGCTCCAGAGCGGCGACATTCTCGTGTTCTACTCCGATGGAGTGATCGAGATGCGAAATGACGCCGATGAAGAGTTTGGACTTAAACGGCTCGCCGAAGCAGTGCGTCTGCACCATGAGAAATCCGCCGACGAAATCGTGAAGGGGGTCAGCGCTGCCCTCGCGGATTTTATCGGACGCGTCCGCCCTCACGACGACAGGACTATGATTGTCATCAAACTGGGAACATAA
- the hpt gene encoding hypoxanthine phosphoribosyltransferase, producing the protein MKTALGMVLISEDEIRRRIADLGRQISKDFDARSVTLVGILKGSFIFLADLIRAIAQDVPVEVDFMAVSSYGDATTTSGTIHIEKDLGISIAGKDVIIVEDIVDTGLTLLHVYNILSARGARSLRVATLLEKPGNSKYDKPLDYVGFKIENKFVVGFGLDFAQRYRNLSDIRVLNEI; encoded by the coding sequence ATGAAAACGGCGCTGGGCATGGTTTTGATCAGCGAAGACGAGATACGGCGCAGGATTGCGGACCTGGGCCGGCAGATTTCAAAGGACTTCGACGCCCGCAGCGTGACACTGGTCGGCATCCTCAAAGGCAGCTTCATTTTTCTGGCCGATCTGATCCGGGCGATTGCGCAGGACGTTCCGGTCGAAGTCGATTTTATGGCGGTGTCGAGCTATGGAGACGCAACAACCACATCAGGAACGATTCACATTGAGAAGGACCTTGGGATCTCCATTGCCGGCAAAGACGTCATTATTGTTGAGGACATCGTGGATACCGGCCTCACGCTGCTCCACGTTTACAATATTCTTTCAGCCCGGGGAGCGCGTTCTCTCCGGGTGGCGACACTGCTCGAAAAACCGGGCAATTCGAAGTACGACAAACCGCTGGATTATGTAGGCTTCAAGATCGAGAACAAGTTTGTCGTCGGTTTCGGTCTTGATTTCGCGCAACGCTACCGCAATCTTTCCGATATTCGGGTACTGAATGAAATCTGA
- a CDS encoding tetratricopeptide repeat protein, producing MLQKACLLAALTCLAGNVAYSQTTQTQPKRAEILTVHGRVITGDHNDPDLRIEVRLERATGQLASTTFADAGGNFEFRSLGPGRYYVLINLEGYEPVSQSIDAFSAVGDNSVTIFLSKPAVRGIDRPAGLDAADPDTVDISQMKDSLPKKAVQDYEKAIEEKQKGRTESAIRLLEEAIVLAPNFFHAHNNLGILYLSAKRHGDAEREFKSSGALNPKSELPLLNLGTLYLEEAAAQKEDPRAAGRVLDQALDALEQAVKLNPRSAKAYFILGQANYRSAFFEEAENAFKKSIAIDPKLWAGRLMLANVYARQERWPEVLEHLDAYLTHNPNAADRAHVEEMRAAIAKNVQATTK from the coding sequence ATGCTTCAGAAAGCATGTCTGCTTGCAGCGCTCACTTGTCTGGCCGGCAATGTCGCTTACAGCCAAACCACTCAGACCCAGCCGAAACGCGCAGAGATTCTGACCGTGCACGGAAGGGTCATCACCGGGGATCACAACGATCCGGATCTGCGGATCGAGGTGCGGCTGGAGAGGGCCACTGGCCAGCTTGCCTCGACGACGTTCGCGGATGCCGGGGGCAATTTTGAATTTCGCAGTCTCGGACCGGGCCGGTATTACGTCTTGATCAATCTTGAGGGCTACGAACCTGTCAGCCAGAGCATCGATGCTTTCAGCGCTGTCGGCGACAACAGCGTAACGATATTCCTTTCAAAACCCGCTGTGCGGGGCATTGACCGGCCCGCAGGCCTCGATGCGGCAGATCCTGATACTGTCGACATCTCGCAAATGAAGGACAGCCTGCCCAAAAAAGCGGTACAGGACTATGAAAAGGCGATCGAGGAAAAACAAAAGGGACGGACGGAAAGCGCTATCAGGCTGCTGGAGGAGGCGATCGTTCTTGCTCCGAATTTCTTTCATGCCCACAACAACCTCGGAATCCTCTATCTTTCCGCGAAACGGCATGGCGATGCAGAGCGGGAATTCAAGAGCAGTGGCGCGCTGAACCCGAAATCCGAATTGCCTCTTCTGAACCTCGGTACGCTCTACCTCGAAGAAGCCGCCGCCCAGAAAGAGGATCCACGAGCCGCCGGCAGGGTGCTCGATCAGGCATTGGATGCTTTGGAACAGGCAGTCAAGCTGAATCCCCGCTCGGCTAAGGCATATTTCATTCTGGGGCAGGCCAACTACAGATCGGCTTTTTTCGAAGAGGCGGAGAATGCGTTCAAAAAGTCGATCGCTATCGATCCCAAGCTGTGGGCGGGCCGTCTGATGCTTGCGAATGTATACGCGAGGCAGGAAAGATGGCCGGAAGTTCTGGAGCATTTGGATGCCTATCTGACACATAACCCCAACGCCGCCGATCGAGCTCACGTCGAAGAGATGCGCGCTGCGATTGCAAAGAACGTGCAGGCCACAACCAAATAA
- the deoC gene encoding deoxyribose-phosphate aldolase: MKSDFGRYIDHTLLRPIGTATDIRRLCTEAIEYGMAAVCIFPSYVPIARDLLKTSRVKIATVIAFPFGVTFTEIKEAEMRASAARGADEMDFVINIAALKSGDDKSIEEEMHYLIAKARTLGVHTKFIIETAYLTDDEKVRTCKIANRVKPDFMKTSTGYGPSGATVEDVRLMRSNLLPEIQIKAAGGIRNYAEAQQMLQAGASRLGTSAGIKILEEAAAR, encoded by the coding sequence ATGAAATCTGATTTTGGCCGTTACATCGACCACACTTTGCTTCGTCCGATCGGAACCGCCACCGATATCCGGAGGCTCTGCACGGAAGCCATCGAATATGGCATGGCAGCGGTCTGCATATTTCCCTCGTATGTCCCGATTGCGCGCGATCTCCTGAAGACTTCCCGCGTCAAAATCGCCACTGTGATTGCATTCCCTTTCGGCGTCACGTTTACCGAAATTAAAGAAGCCGAAATGCGGGCCAGCGCAGCCCGCGGGGCCGACGAGATGGACTTCGTCATTAATATTGCCGCTTTGAAATCCGGCGACGACAAATCCATCGAGGAAGAAATGCACTATCTGATTGCCAAAGCCAGAACGCTCGGCGTGCACACGAAATTCATCATCGAAACCGCCTATTTGACCGACGACGAAAAAGTGCGCACCTGCAAGATCGCGAACCGGGTGAAACCGGATTTCATGAAGACCTCCACGGGTTACGGACCTTCGGGCGCGACCGTCGAAGATGTCCGCCTCATGAGGTCGAATCTGCTTCCAGAAATTCAAATCAAAGCGGCGGGCGGTATCCGCAACTATGCTGAAGCCCAGCAGATGCTGCAGGCGGGCGCATCCCGCCTTGGGACCAGCGCCGGAATCAAGATCCTGGAAGAGGCCGCAGCCAGATGA